Proteins encoded together in one Desulfosporosinus meridiei DSM 13257 window:
- the fdhF gene encoding formate dehydrogenase subunit alpha: MEWLSLTIDGQDVNVPKGTTVLEACRLHGIAIPTLCHDPELTSAGSCRLCIVQIEGMRNLPPSCVTQVAQGMIVQTQNPKVRAARKTILELLVANHPLNCMTCQRMGDCSLAQYAYEYGVTGACYPGERRQIPLDEGNPFIIKDSNKCILCGKCIRVCDEIQGRSVLDFSFRGFDTQVGPAFNLPYHESECVFCGSCVSVCPVGALTEKKMVGRGRPWEIKKVQTTCPYCGTGCNFDLNVKNGKVIGVTSNLSAPVNGRALCVKGRFGMDMIYNSNRLATPLIRKDGVLVPAEWDEALNLVATKFREIKETHGANALAALSSAHCTNEENYLMQKFMRAVIGTNNIDHCARVCHAPTVAGLAVSFGSGAATNSFEEIPDAQVMFVIGANPTEAHPVVGTKMKQALAKGAKLIVVDPRQIELAECSDLYLRLRAGTDVALINGIMNIILANGWEDRKFISERTEGFAEFQDNIKNYPPDVVSRITGVPEEQLVEAARIYATADRAMIFYTLGITEHTTGTDNVMSLANLAMLTGNIGKKYSGVNPLRGQNNVQGSCDMGALPGDYPGYQKVINTEVRKKFEKAWGVTLDPDMGIMLPDMFAAAISKKLRAMYVMGEDPVVTDADANHVRKGLESLDFLVVQDIFMSETAKMADVVLPGASFAEKTGTFTNAERRIQMVNKAIEPIGNAKADGEIISELANRMGYPFSYDSVEEVMEEVASLTPLYGGVTHQRLGTQGLQWPVPSVDHPGSKVLHQESFTRGKGLFVSVAFQEANELPDEEYPFLLNTGRKLSHYNVFTQNSEALGTYSPEELAEINPQDACRLGIKEGERVKLASRRGALETKITITDRVPEGMVFMTFHYMDTPTNVLTNGASDKVSKTYEYKACGVQISKIA; this comes from the coding sequence TTGGAGTGGTTAAGTTTAACCATAGACGGACAAGATGTCAACGTACCAAAGGGAACAACTGTACTAGAAGCCTGTCGCCTGCATGGTATTGCAATTCCTACCTTGTGTCATGACCCGGAACTGACTTCTGCAGGCTCCTGCCGGTTGTGTATCGTACAAATCGAAGGAATGCGTAACTTGCCGCCCTCCTGCGTTACTCAAGTTGCCCAAGGAATGATCGTGCAAACTCAAAACCCTAAAGTTCGAGCAGCTCGCAAAACAATTTTGGAACTTTTAGTAGCGAATCACCCGTTGAATTGCATGACTTGCCAAAGGATGGGAGATTGCTCACTAGCTCAGTATGCTTATGAGTACGGTGTTACTGGGGCGTGCTATCCGGGTGAGCGTCGCCAAATACCCTTAGATGAGGGGAATCCTTTTATTATCAAGGATTCAAACAAATGCATTTTGTGCGGCAAATGCATTCGTGTCTGTGATGAAATTCAGGGACGCAGCGTTCTGGACTTCTCCTTCCGAGGGTTCGATACGCAAGTGGGTCCGGCCTTTAATCTCCCTTATCACGAATCAGAATGCGTTTTCTGTGGTTCCTGTGTATCAGTCTGTCCCGTTGGGGCATTAACGGAAAAGAAAATGGTGGGCAGAGGACGCCCTTGGGAAATCAAGAAAGTCCAAACCACTTGTCCCTATTGTGGGACAGGGTGTAACTTTGACTTAAATGTGAAAAACGGAAAAGTAATAGGGGTAACCTCTAATTTAAGTGCTCCTGTTAATGGTCGGGCACTATGCGTCAAAGGAAGATTTGGAATGGACATGATTTATAATTCCAATCGGTTGGCAACTCCTTTAATACGAAAGGATGGGGTCCTGGTACCCGCTGAATGGGATGAGGCCTTAAATCTAGTTGCAACAAAGTTCCGCGAAATTAAAGAAACCCACGGAGCAAATGCTCTTGCAGCTTTAAGTTCTGCTCATTGTACAAATGAAGAAAACTATCTGATGCAAAAATTCATGCGCGCAGTCATCGGGACCAATAATATCGATCACTGTGCCAGAGTTTGTCATGCCCCCACTGTGGCCGGTCTGGCCGTTTCTTTCGGCTCAGGGGCTGCAACTAACTCCTTTGAAGAAATTCCTGATGCCCAAGTTATGTTTGTGATTGGGGCAAATCCTACAGAAGCACACCCAGTAGTTGGGACAAAGATGAAGCAAGCCTTGGCTAAAGGGGCAAAGCTGATTGTCGTGGATCCCAGGCAAATTGAACTGGCTGAGTGTTCGGATCTTTATTTAAGACTACGAGCGGGGACTGATGTGGCTTTGATCAATGGAATTATGAACATCATCTTGGCCAATGGGTGGGAAGATCGCAAGTTCATATCGGAACGAACCGAAGGTTTTGCGGAATTCCAAGACAATATTAAGAATTATCCTCCCGATGTAGTAAGCAGAATAACCGGAGTACCTGAGGAACAACTTGTGGAGGCTGCTCGGATCTATGCCACTGCTGACAGGGCTATGATTTTTTATACTTTAGGGATAACCGAACACACCACAGGAACGGATAATGTGATGAGTTTGGCAAATCTGGCTATGCTGACCGGTAATATAGGTAAGAAGTATTCCGGGGTTAATCCTTTGCGCGGACAAAATAATGTTCAAGGCTCTTGTGACATGGGAGCTTTGCCTGGCGACTATCCCGGATACCAAAAGGTCATCAATACAGAAGTGCGAAAGAAATTTGAAAAAGCTTGGGGCGTTACTCTTGATCCCGACATGGGAATCATGCTTCCCGATATGTTTGCGGCAGCTATCAGCAAAAAGCTAAGAGCTATGTACGTGATGGGTGAGGATCCGGTGGTTACTGATGCCGATGCTAATCATGTGCGCAAGGGATTGGAGTCTCTGGATTTCCTCGTTGTGCAAGATATTTTTATGTCAGAAACCGCCAAAATGGCTGATGTAGTCTTGCCGGGAGCTAGTTTTGCTGAGAAGACCGGAACCTTCACAAATGCAGAACGGCGTATACAAATGGTCAACAAGGCTATTGAGCCTATTGGAAATGCGAAGGCAGATGGGGAGATCATTTCTGAACTTGCCAACCGGATGGGGTATCCCTTTTCCTACGACTCAGTGGAAGAGGTTATGGAAGAGGTGGCGAGTCTTACTCCTTTATACGGCGGGGTTACTCATCAACGTCTGGGAACCCAGGGATTGCAGTGGCCGGTTCCGAGTGTCGACCATCCTGGAAGCAAGGTTCTTCATCAAGAAAGTTTTACTCGCGGTAAGGGACTCTTTGTGTCTGTTGCCTTCCAAGAGGCCAATGAACTACCGGATGAAGAGTATCCCTTCTTACTCAATACGGGACGAAAGCTTTCCCATTATAATGTTTTTACACAAAACTCAGAAGCTCTTGGAACTTATTCCCCTGAAGAACTGGCAGAAATTAATCCTCAAGACGCTTGTCGACTGGGAATTAAAGAGGGAGAACGGGTAAAATTGGCATCTCGGCGAGGAGCGCTGGAAACTAAAATTACGATAACTGATCGCGTACCTGAAGGGATGGTCTTCATGACCTTTCATTACATGGATACTCCTACTAACGTCTTAACCAATGGTGCCTCAGATAAAGTTTCTAAGACGTATGAGTATAAAGCCTGCGGTGTACAAATCTCAAAAATTGCTTAA
- a CDS encoding HesB/IscA family protein yields MVTITELAAQKVKEVLTAQNKENALLRLYLVGMGCGGPNFGMTLDESKTENDILDEGFGVSMVIDKNLSGYLEGAVIDYIESSSGGGFEIRTANANSGGCDSGCCSGCGGSC; encoded by the coding sequence ATGGTTACAATTACAGAACTTGCCGCCCAAAAAGTCAAAGAAGTGCTTACTGCCCAAAATAAAGAGAATGCTTTACTTCGTCTTTATCTTGTAGGGATGGGGTGCGGTGGTCCAAATTTCGGGATGACTCTGGATGAGTCAAAAACAGAGAATGATATACTTGACGAAGGATTCGGTGTATCTATGGTTATAGACAAAAATCTCTCAGGATATTTAGAGGGAGCTGTCATTGACTACATTGAGTCAAGCAGTGGTGGGGGGTTTGAAATTCGAACAGCTAATGCCAATAGCGGTGGTTGTGACAGTGGCTGCTGCAGCGGCTGTGGTGGAAGCTGTTAA
- a CDS encoding rubredoxin yields the protein MWQCQVSSCGYIYNPEKGCKKSKIPKDVPFEELPDEWRCPLCGAGKKMFKPL from the coding sequence ATGTGGCAATGCCAAGTTTCGAGTTGTGGATATATCTATAATCCGGAAAAAGGATGCAAAAAATCAAAAATACCTAAGGACGTCCCTTTTGAGGAGTTGCCTGATGAATGGAGATGCCCGTTGTGTGGGGCAGGCAAAAAAATGTTTAAACCTCTATAA